The window aatattttactttataaatattacgtagataataagttaacgaaGTTTGAAATTATTAAGACAAAacctattaataaattttaagaataaaaaattttaaattaaatttttttaaaaagaaatccaaaatttcaattaGGGAAGAAACCTCAACTTCATAATTccacatttatttttcttaattacatTTTGTAAatgaacaataaaaatattaaaaattttgcaTCAATTAGTTAAGTATATTTGTGGAGTATAAGTTAATCCACAAGAATGAGTCGCAattctaagaaaaaaattaagggtaaagataaaaaagtaatttaaacttaaaatcattttttttaattaagaaaaactaACACGACACTCCACGATCATTGCCATATGTTTCAACTAAATTTTTTCCAGCTGGAACCAAACTCGTGACCTAGGTCGACTCTTACCATTGtactaaaatcaaattattttaaaagatacatcaaacaagcttcaCTTTCAGGACGTACCAAACGGGACCATAAATCTGGGGGAAGAAAAAAGCTTATTGTTCTAACATTCGAGTTCTTTCAACTTGCCCATTCATTTTACAGGGCGTTCTTCATACGCTTCCCCTCTATCTCTCTCTAGCCATGAGTCTCTTCGGTCTCGGAAGGTAAGACGAAATACCCTAGTTAATTCGATTGATGAAACGTTGCATGGTTCAAATACAGATCTACCCATTTTTGGGTTGATTTCATTCACTCTTCCATCTTTGATTTGTTTGTTTTCATATACAAAAGTGggttaatttcaattattatgttttcatATACCTGTCAACTCATATTGATACAAGTATTTGATTTCAGATATGTTTACTTCATAAGTCTAAATCGGTTCTTCAAAACCCAATTATGTTTTGTCTTCAATGCTGCGATCGTAATTCGGATTCTGTTACTAGATTAGTTATATGGGTTGGGTTTGTCTGGATCAGAAGAATTCCCAAGTTTTGATGTTTACTGTTTATTTTAAGATAAGAACTTATTAATTGAGATTAACTATTATCACAGCTAGTACTAAGAAGGAAGAAAATTTCCTAGATATACTTGTGGATTGGATATGATAGTCCTTTAAATCTGATTAGTCATAGACTTTATAAGCTGCTGATTGCTTACTTATTGAGTAGTCTTCTTAGTGTTATTATATAAGTATGTTAGATATTTCATCCAGATTTGGATCCAGATCAGATCATGTTTGAAAAATGATGTAGTTTGAATGAATTCAGAAATTCATTGGCGGGTTCTTTGTAATTGACCAACTTGGTTGAGATTGGTTTATATAAGGTtttagttgtatacgacaactTTGAGTTGTCGTCTACACTTTGTTCGGTTGCTTTTTCATTTTAGAGAAGTAGCAATTCCTTATCTTGGTTTTCGTTTTTCCTAAACAAAAAGAATACCGAGCTCATTGATTATAGTACTTGTTTTCAGGAATCAAAAGACTTTTCGCCCCAAAAAAAGTGCACCTTCAGGAACTAAGGTTGGATCCTTAAATTACTTCTTCatctttgtttttgttaatgCTTGATCTTTGCGAGCTAATGTTTAAAGAGATGATAACTTCAAATTCCAATAAACTGTCATCATTATTCTAGAAGTATTTCATCACATCATCTCCGTGTGAAACATCTCCACAACGTGTTAAACGGGCCATTTTATGCTTACTTGAATTTACTATAATCTATTCTTCAAATCTGCGTGTTTCTATTTGCAGGGGGCACAGCTAAGAAGGCACATAGATGCTACCTTAGGCAGTGGAAATTTGAGAGAAGCTgtgagacttcctcccggtgaAGATTTCTATGAATGGCTTGCCGTAAACAGTAATGTTCTAATTATTTACTTTGTATGGTTAAATGATTGCGAATTGATATTGGTTATTAACATAGAAACCACCATTTGTTTTCCGTTCTGTTTCTCTATTTGTTTTTAACATAGAAACAATTGCGTTATGTTTAGGGTCAATTCGATTTTGATGACATAGTTATCCCAAAACAATAATGTGAGCTGGATCCAAACCACTTGGACCTTTTTTTATCTTggttaattcaaaataatcttgtttgatgtaagtttggataaaatgatattatgggtataaatatacatttaaaaaatagagtattttggttgataatttgaatgatgagTAGATTGATGATTGAatggtgggttatttgaattttgtcaTCACTAGGAGAGGGTTGACATTCCATAAGCATAATGATGcatcatttctcttatttatatatatatatatccaccCGAGTAGTTGAGATGACACAAGATTTCAATGGAATGGCTTTGGTATCATTAGGTCTTATGTTCGATTCTTATTGAAAACACCTTAATGAAAGCTGAGACATTACTTTTGAACTTGTTTTGATTCCATTTGCAGCTGTGGATTTCTTCAATCAGGTCAACTTGCTTTATGGAACTCTTACAGAATTCTGTACTGCCGAGATCTGCCCAACAATGACTGCTGGACCAAAGTACgtgtttcattaattttttgttcTTATGGTACTGATGTTTAATGCGACCTTTAATCAACGATTCAAAGAAAgacaaaataaacataaaccCCCAAATAAGGACATTATCTTGAACTTCTTCATTCGAAATGGCACCACTAAACCATACTGAAAAAGGCCAGAACAAATTTATATCATTGTAACTTGGTCTAAAGTATCACtctatcaaaaataatttgatcatataTACCAAATCATTCTCATTACTCAGTTAAATTTCATTGAAAAGATTCCCATTCATTGATCTTATCTTGAAGCCTCATTCTCCTTGCTTCCTTATTAGAATAACAATACTGAATTTTCTCTCATAAGCTTTCTCAAAGTAAAATTCTCCACTTTATCACCATTCAGTTACGCTCCTGCCCTACCTGAAAGAATCATTTCCCGTAATACATAGACCATGAGGGTCAATACTGTCTATATCATCATCCACCACGAAATCACTACCAAAATTCACCAAATAACCAAACACAGTTTCGTCTTAAATCCATTTATCCACGAGTTCCACTTGAAAATCCAACCGCCTTTATTCCAATTCATCAACACACCATCAGCGTTCTTATCCACAAATACTGCATCTTTCTTTCCTTGGATCAGAGTTTTTTCCTATAAAAGGCTAGCATTACCCCATACTGCCCATAGCCTCCCATTTAATTCAGGGCTTTCTTAATAAGAATCGAACTTGAGTTATAATTTTTGGTCTAGCCTCTTTTCATTTGAGTTAAATAACACGATCAACTAAAATAGATTTCGTTTCCATTTCTGATTTATAATTTGTACGAGTTCAAATTCACAGGTATGAATATAGATGGGCAGACGGTGTCCAAATCAAGAAACCCATTGAAGTTTCCGCCCCGAAATACGTCGAATATCTAATGGAATGGATTGAAAGTCAGCTGGACGATGAATCCATATTTCCTCAAAAGCTTGGTATATTTCCCTGGATAGagttctttttttcttttattgttgAATATTTGGCTAACATCTATTAtatcatcttttatttattcCACAGGTACACCCTTTCCTCCAAATTTCAAGGATGTtgttaaaactatatttaaaaGGCTTTTCCGAGTTTATGCTCACATCTATCACTCCCATTTTCAGAAGATTGTGAGTCTTAAAGAAGAGGCTCACTTAAATACCTGCTTCAAGCATTTCATACTATTCACCTGCGTAAGTCATCACATTTCGCAAATAATGTGTGCGCGTGATTGTGAGGTTGAGTAACGATTTACTAACTCTTCTCTGTATTATTAATTTGCAGGAATTTTCGTTGATTGACAAGAAGGAACTAGCCCCACTTCAAGAACTTATAGAGTCAATTATTCCTTGATAGAATGGCCATTCTAAGTTTAAACAGTATACTATGCAGTTTGTGTGCAAACAAAAGCCATGGTAAAACGCAAGTAACCTTTTTCATGTCAAAGTTTGTTTCTTGAAACATTAGAAATGTGAATACAATAATTCATGTATGGAATATGGTTGTTTTCAATCTCCTTTTTACTCCTCTTTACAAAAGACccattttgaaacattttttctATAGCTGGAGTTGAGTTTTTATATGCTGATTTAGATGAGATTATGTTCTCtcaaatataacttaaatcgaTTCCATTGCAATTTGAGACTTTCATTTTGGTTATTCAagactttaaatttttattcataaatgtCATCTTATATAAATGAGACTAGCTCACCacctctttctctctttaactaaatttatttttatatttttcatttatttatctttaagatagtattttattttctgttttaaaTTTAGAGCCTAATATTTGGATTTTGATGTTTCTTAACAAAAATGTTTAtgatatcaaattattttatttttttaaattaataaaacattatttgtattttatatcttaaaatgtttattaaaacttattttaatgtgatgaaatattattagactaagataaaaaaatttataatgaataatatatagaattagttgtttaaaataaaattaaaaataattttaggtttttatatttggtgtttttaatatatatttgatgtgtacattattaaaaaaatattaaaatgatttctAAACATAATCTTTATATAGAAACATATTCAGAAATTAGtgttttataactttttttaaacttaGGACTTAACTTTAACTCCAAACACAGAAATTGTTTCCAAACATgcttctttttcctttttctttttcttttttaattaatttattatatttctaaaaaaatatcaatttgatCTCTTTTCTCATGCATTCTACAATTTGGAATGTGTAAATAAACTGTTTTAAAAACTTCTAAGGAAACCCATTTCTCTTATGATGTTGTAACCATttctaaagaaaaaaacatataatttccTCCTCCTTACTTAATACTTCCATGATCATCTTTTGGTCAAAAGACAAACACTTTTACAATAAGATCcaacaacaaaaacaatgaCACAAAACACAAGAATGAAAAGTTGAAAATTTGCAAGCAATTCTCCTCTAACCAAATGGTTAACTGAATGACAAGTAATCTCATCATTCTTGAGATGACATCCATTTGGCATAAAAGGACCATAAAGGGTAAAACCAGTAATGTAGAACCAAAGACCTTGAAGTGTTATGCCAATTCCAGAACATAGATCAATTGGAAAGCTAATGGGAAACAGAGTTCCACCAACAGTGGTGAAGATGCAGAAACCTATTAGGTTAACAAGGATAATATGGTAATATCCTTCAAGACCTTTATGTGTTGTGGAATGAAAATAGAATAAGAGATATTCTGCACAAAATGCTGTTGCAGCTATCAAACACAAAGCTCCTtcttgaagatgaagaaatctgcaaaaaaaagtataattttttcACAAGGAATAATGAAGAGTAAGTGAAAAAATAAACAGATCTACCTGGATTTCTGAGACAGCAAAGTGATGAAACCAAAGATGAAGAACATGAGAAGCATTCCAGAGTGttcaaaattgtttaaataagtTGAGTTAAGAACTCCATTGACAAAGAAATTAAGGCGAGTTGCGATTAGAAGCTCTACGCATAGATCAATGAAACCACCTATTACAATTAGGTAAAGTTCTAGATATTTTAGCTTATCTGAAAATCCTGGAACAGGATTCCATGCCTTGACTCGAAATTTATCTGGGTTTTTCACATAACGAAATACAGAGCACCATATGTGCCATATACCAACCAGAAAGAACAATGTTCCTGGAAGAACATGACCTATGAAAGAACCCATTTTCTCTCGATGATCCAAGAACAGTAGGAATTGACAAATTGTAGCAGAGTTCTTGAAgattttgagagagagagagatgggaTTGAAAGTCGGCAGCCGGAATGAAAAGGGATCGGAGAATCAGATCCCGATCACTGGGTCCGCCTGAGAAGAAGAGGGTCAAAGAAACCTTAAAGGGCTCTAGCAACTGCAACTGCAACTGCACTTAGGACTTGTTTGGGCTGGAAGTATTTTAGATTATTAACCcatcaaatattttgttaaaatgccaaaactaaattatttacattttttccATCTTGTGGTAAATAATTCCATAATAACTCGATGGATttggttgatatatatatttttttattttataaaattcaatccTAACTGTGGCCTTGTTcgggatttttaaaaaaacctagaaagagaaaaatgtaatgatcggtgatgattttgaagaggtgatgattatttttggtaaaaagaattaaagggtattgatatatatgaataaaataaaaaataataatttaaaataaaaggtattttagtattttagttaatgaaatgagtgatgtgattgttaagAAATGATTGATTGGGAAATTGATTTGggatgagttttttaaaaaaaccaaagaaaaccaagcctatgtcaattataatttgttttgaattgGGCCAATTGGCGTTGTTTGGGACGAGTTGTTTGATCGAGAATGTTATTTCTATCTCCCCATCagaatactaaaaaaaatcaccATTAATATATAACCAttacaaatacatttttttctttttcatattttataaaagttttaattttttttataataatatgaattttaaatatatccatatagtatataaaacatcattttataataattttagataatgttttataaattattctcCGCCTGAATTCTTTAAAATTGAACTGGCCTGATTGGTAAATGCACCCGCCCTAATTCGctcattataattattagtCGATTATACTTCATCAAGACCTTAAATAGGTGGATTGGATAAATTTTGATAAtcatataaatcaaataatatattactagCACTAAAATTTTCCGtaccaaatttataaattttaaaatgattattttaaataaattcaaaataattaaaaccaaggtcaaaacatgattaaaataattaattaagttaattattatgataattaaactttaattaattaaaaaatggtcaaagaaaaaaaataaaataatttgagataaatgttatctcattttatctcaaattatttttaaaaaaatcaaagagaattaaaataaataatttatgataaatgttgtatctattttatctaaaataaattatttatttaatccaaaaatataaaaaataaaataaaataaataaacaaaatatatatcatatttattaataatatattttttttatatttttaagattaaaaacaAAGCCAaaagattaaagaaaaaatgatttcaaacaaacctttaaAGCTGAAAATTATATAAGACCCGTTGTGACCGAAACACAGAAAAACTGGTGCAGTAGAAGCAACAACCATCAAATAGGCGCTGAAAATATTCAACGCCCAAGAGTTGTTCGTGTCGCCAGCTGCAACGGAAGAAGGAAAGCTGATGCCGCACATGATCGACTATgctaattttgaataattagattttgTTGTGTATTGAAATCTCCTCAATATTATAAACATGCATAAATAAGGCAATAAGTAGTTAGATCAAAATGTCTAATATCTAAACAATGAtcatattaagattttttttaaagcccaatttcaaatttgataatatttcaACATGCCACTTTCTTGAAACTTATTCTAAGtccatataaattattattcaactTTCAAACttttgatttaaaatcaaaaccatatttgttttatagatgatttttttcaaaactttaatTAAGAAATGTATTATTGATGTCGATTTGGtgtaaaaatacatttttgaaGTTGTTACGATAATAATTAgcctaataataatattttggcaACCTACacaaaatattgattaaaatcaatttcatctttttttattatagtctttaattataaatatatttttaatttgtttaatgtgcgattatcattttttattatttcaatattagaGTCAAATTGATTTTAAGCTATAAGAACGTAGatcttgatttttttgaaaagaaagtttcatataaatctaatataatcatcatgtataaaatatatgttaaagattttttttttaatgtctcCAAATGTTCATATgaacaaatcaaaacaaatttatatttataacttaatgAATGATtctatttgattaatttgtcaagtaagaaattattttattttaaaaaacaattttgagtattttttatcattaaaaatatggtTATTAGATACAAATCTATTAGTATCATccttgtatttttttgtttaaaaatatttgtgctcataatctatttgaaaaaaaaaagcgAAAACATTAATCATAGTTATAAGACTTACTTGGTTTCTTTAacaactttttttctttttttttcctattcactctttttaaattattctttaaatatcTTGCAATCATccatagttttttttatcatcgTTTGTGGATGTTCTTGAATCAAATTGCTTAATGATTCACCTTCGTGTTTGAAGTTAGGTCTTGATCGTATTTTACTCTAATACCATGTTAAATCTTAGTGTGAAtgattaaatttagaataagaTGAACAAGTCACAAGCATGAAGAGAGAAATTCAAGAAAGAagatattgtattattatattgttgTGAATTAACTAGGGACGACAACAGACACCCTATGCATCGGGTAGTGAAGTATCTATCTTCGAACCTGATTTATATTTCACTACTCAACTCtgaacccgacgggtatcttACTTTATCCTCATTCCCGATTCATTGGGTGCCCGATGCCCGACGGGTATCTCTCATTACCtgattaaaaaactaattataagattataaagatttaagaaaaagaaacgtacttataattaataatttttaaattagtaatatcaaaatattaaaaatacaaataaaaacattacttaaGTACCTATTTATTTGGTAGATCTTGAAAAAGATAAACTAgagtaaaaaaattgaataaaagttaaaagatTGAATATAAAGAatgatgagaaaaaaataatatttttttgttaaagtaaAGTTGAAGATCAAGATTTAtgtatagaaatattttttttaaaataaaaaaaaattaaagatagaGTGAATTGTATTtatgatgatatttgtaatgatgaattatttgaaaaatcacacatgaaaaaatatttttcatatatttttcatactaatattaggggtgagcataatttgggtttacccaaattcaacaaccaaaacccaaaatattaatttgggtaaattaatttgggttgagttgaatatgggttgaattaagtatgggttgggtttaatttgggttaggTTAGGGTTACTTAAATtaccaaaattatataaatttaatttaattctctattattaatccaatataaactaatcatctttcAACTTCAAATCGAACAcgtttttaaaacgtttaacacgcttttgacacgtttaacacgttttcacatttttagcacgtttaacacgttttttacatatttaatacattttcgacatatttaatacattttcatactaataatacgttttcacacgtttaacacgtttttcacgtttttgtcatgtttaacacgttttgacatgttttatacgtttaacacgtttttgataaatttaacacgtttttcacattttagcacgtttaacatgttttggacatgtttaacaagtttaacacgggtttcacgtttaacacgtttttgacattttaacacgtttaacacatttttgatatgtttaacacatttaacacgttttttacacgtttaacacgtttttcacgttttggcatgtttaacacgtttttgacatgtttaacacgttttggcatgtttaatacgtttttcacgttttggcatgtttaacacgttttcatacgtttatacgtttttcacatgtctaacacgtttttcacacttttgacacgtttaacacgtttttgacatgttgaacacatttttagcatatttaatacgttttggtacgtttaacatgttttttcacatttttggcacttttaacacgtttttgacattttaacatgtttaacacgtttttgcacgtttaacacgttttgtacgtttaacacatttttgc is drawn from Impatiens glandulifera chromosome 3, dImpGla2.1, whole genome shotgun sequence and contains these coding sequences:
- the LOC124930909 gene encoding MOB kinase activator-like 1A, which gives rise to MSLFGLGRNQKTFRPKKSAPSGTKGAQLRRHIDATLGSGNLREAVRLPPGEDFYEWLAVNTVDFFNQVNLLYGTLTEFCTAEICPTMTAGPKYEYRWADGVQIKKPIEVSAPKYVEYLMEWIESQLDDESIFPQKLGTPFPPNFKDVVKTIFKRLFRVYAHIYHSHFQKIVSLKEEAHLNTCFKHFILFTCEFSLIDKKELAPLQELIESIIP
- the LOC124931901 gene encoding transmembrane protein 45B-like is translated as MGSFIGHVLPGTLFFLVGIWHIWCSVFRYVKNPDKFRVKAWNPVPGFSDKLKYLELYLIVIGGFIDLCVELLIATRLNFFVNGVLNSTYLNNFEHSGMLLMFFIFGFITLLSQKSRFLHLQEGALCLIAATAFCAEYLLFYFHSTTHKGLEGYYHIILVNLIGFCIFTTVGGTLFPISFPIDLCSGIGITLQGLWFYITGFTLYGPFMPNGCHLKNDEITCHSVNHLVRGELLANFQLFILVFCVIVFVVGSYCKSVCLLTKR